One Clavelina lepadiformis chromosome 1, kaClaLepa1.1, whole genome shotgun sequence genomic region harbors:
- the LOC143452952 gene encoding uncharacterized protein LOC143452952 — translation MSIASNGCSANESISVTSMVKENWSNLVKKLGISDSNLAQLMIDSYQNKKDDFLDHSDSGSSLEEHGSSVLSKLNIQRLSNSPYCDVILTIQNTDKQLLAHSSVLAATLGKSFEDKLTSAPRNCNSPNRRHFCNENITDQTDVFAALFETPAGNASSCNFSDVAVKTCTHITVPKGFENILSFCYVGHFLPFDSESKVNMQETLQVIEEIVDDKDVKEKMMRQLGEVDLVSESLDNEYELFSNQPTIIEVSDRFAEKVPASKSHRNMDKVKNNEYQNDKVANDDDFWYYNDDDDIFSDNSDLDCKLAVPSFNFDGKTTTCANGMKETSIPPTKESGVPQYEKHSNVCDQCGESFSNTEELTQHKVDEHGVSKKRKRGRPRGSKSKKKFQEKSKIIHINIDEDDEDFLEQGTRSSGKTRSRFNRSYRKSIGKCCGENFYNKFRFGVHLFEKHCDVIVECVVCTNNIPLNQLRSHFKTEHGWIDFSDNHSTIDVVSNNRNNELAKTGIGQESANQGTQSLETDLVLNSLLGSNEGSANSCVGGTITCRSCCQTFSVLNYIEHLERQVCSVDDIPSQSVALHRVSRCLLFQCKICKGSRKDPEKPIKLYLLVKRHVDRYHLNNSCGDEKETCNLCGRSVLKYYFDKHRNYHLYGSKESSTSSQKVPCDICARLVTKKRISVHRRTHFDSFPCPHPGCPRVFNRKENLKVHERIHTGEKPYVCDICGKGFRQYVELRLHNRKHEKDRLQRSVLPQQTILVPLDKCVLPRWDFGNTSGLFS, via the coding sequence ATGTCTATTGCTAGCAATGGCTGCTCGGCTAACGAAAGTATTTCAGTCACTTCTATGGTGAAGGAAAATTGGAGTAACTTGGTGAAGAAGCTTGGCATCTCTGACAGCAACCTTGCTCAGTTAATGATTGATTCTTACCAAAATAAGAAAGATGATTTTTTGGATCATTCTGACTCTGGATCTTCACTGGAAGAACATGGCAGCAGTGTTCTGTCAAAGTTAAACATCCAGCGTTTGTCAAACAGTCCATATTGTGATGTTATTCTAACAATTCAGAACACTGACAAACAACTTCTAGCCCATAGCTCAGTGCTGGCAGCGACACTTGGAAAATCATTCGAAGATAAATTAACTTCAGCCCCGAGAAATTGCAATTCACCAAACAGGAGacatttttgtaatgaaaacatAACAGACCAAACAGATGTTTTTGCAGCATTGTTTGAAACTCCAGCAGGAAATGCGTCTTCATGTAATTTCTCTGATGTTGCTGTAAAAACATGCACACACATAACAGTACCAAAgggttttgaaaacattttgagtttCTGTTATGTTGGACACTTTCTGCCATTTGACAGCGAATCAAAAGTAAATATGCAGGAAACTCTTCAAGTCATCGAAGAGATTGTGGATGACAAGGACGTTAAGGAGAAAATGATGCGTCAGCTTGGTGAAGTAGACCTCGTCAGCGAATCACTCGATAACGAATACGAATTATTTAGTAATCAACCCACCATTATTGAAGTTAGTGATAGATTTGCTGAAAAAGTACCGGCAAGCAAATCGCATAGAAATATGGATAAGGTAAAAAATAACGAGTATCAAAATGACAAAGTGGCAAATGATGATGATTTTTGGTATTataatgatgatgatgacatCTTCTCCGATAACAGTGACCTTGACTGTAAATTAGCCGTGCCatcatttaattttgatgGTAAAACGACCACCTGTGCAAATGGAATGAAAGAGACTTCTATACCCCCTACTAAGGAATCAGGTGTCCCGCAATACGAAAAACATTCAAATGTTTGCGATCAATGTGGTGAGTCATTCTCAAACACTGAAGAATTGACTCAGCATAAAGTGGATGAACACGGAGTTTCGAAAAAACGAAAACGGGGACGGCCACGTGGtagtaaaagcaaaaagaagTTTCaggaaaaaagcaaaatcatccACATCAACATAGATGAAGATGATGAGGATTTCCTAGAGCAGGGAACCAGAAGCTCTGGTAAAACTCGCTCAAGGTTTAATCGCTCATATAGAAAATCTATTGGGAAATGCTGTGGagaaaatttttacaacaaatttcgATTTGGTGTTCACCTTTTTGAGAAACACTGTGACGTTATTGTAGAATGTGTTGTCTGCACAAATAACATTCCACTGAATCAATTACGAAGCCACTTCAAAACAGAGCATGGTTGGATTGATTTCTCCGACAACCATTCTACCATTGATGTAGTCAGCAACAATCGCAATAATGAACTTGCAAAAACAGGCATTGGACAAGAAAGTGCAAATCAGGGAACGCAATCTCTTGAAACTGATTTGGTGCTTAACTCACTACTTGGTTCAAATGAAGGTTCAGCAAATAGTTGTGTGGGTGGAACAATCACTTGCAGATCATGTTGCCAAACCTTTTCAGTTCTAAATTATATAGAGCATCTGGAAAGGCAAGTGTGTTCTGTGGATGACATACCATCTCAGAGTGTGGCGCTTCACCGTGTCTCCAGGTGTCTACTCTTTCAGTGCAAAATCTGTAAAGGTTCACGCAAGGACCCAGAGAAACCTATCAAACTGTACTTGTTGGTAAAGCGGCATGTTGACCGCTATCACCTGAACAACAGCTGCGGCGACGAAAAGGAAACTTGCAATTTATGCGGACGATCCGTGTTAAAGTACTACTTCGATAAGCATCGAAATTATCACTTATATGGCTCTAAAGAGAGTAGTACTAGCTCTCAGAAAGTGCCATGTGACATTTGTGCTCGTTTAGTAACAAAAAAGCGGATTTCAGTTCATCGAAGAACTCATTTTGACAGTTTTCCTTGTCCTCACCCTGGGTGCCCCAGAGTCTTcaacagaaaagaaaatttaaaggTACACGAGCGAATACACACTGGTGAAAAACCGTATGTCTGTGACATTTGTGGTAAAGGTTTTCGCCAGTATGTCGAACTGCGTTTGCATAATCGAAAGCATGAAAAGGATAGACTGCAAAGAAGTGTTCTTCCACAACAAACAATTCTAGTTCCCCTTGACAAGTGTGTTTTACCTAGATGGGACTTTGGTAATACATCCGGTCTATTTTCATAA
- the LOC143472075 gene encoding RING finger protein 37-like isoform X2: MALNFCTSPLQPRISSSCLCADEHGPENLIESAEKRLTKGFQAERFTRTPAFIIVQFPVSVELQKICLKPYIGQQCAKVIQIYVLQHSKNLKEVEMIPENAINYKVGQMCKDNVVTNLRGRLYNIIAVKIGIMTMLKGTIPSVSQLSIWGKPSGTCDRNKAQEFISKWMKFKNVENATQHSFYNASASSSTTLCDNQYENVTDFTAGKKAEKSKADNNVPAEFLDSILFTVMENPVLLPSGHTVDQRTLDKHIQTQAEWGRLPSDPFTGILFNEKCKPVSNVFLKLKLDQYLLDKNTTNLSSASEGTCSALEKIPGGEKYPGKRIPSFLHEVQDDEVAPKKQKMCKANLSDPKQLTKFSRQADTLSTSRMKHKGRVNGSLESALEKVKSNTAKYRIVGRTTPSTDTINCANCHIFLSSSLLQYSLPCQHRFCRNCLLQFQLSKDAVQACPQCNDIYTFKDVARTH; encoded by the exons ATGGCTTTGAATTTTTGCACATCACCACTACAGCCACGTATTTCAAGTTCCTGTTTGTGTGCTGATGAACATGGCCCTGAAAATTTAATAGAATCGGCTGAAAAAAGGTTGACCAAG GGTTTTCAGGCGGAAAGATTTACTCGAACACCAGCTTTTATAATTGTCCAGTTTCCAGTTTCTGTGGAACTTCAGAAAATATGCCTCAAACCATACATTGGACAGCAATGTGCAAAAGTTATACAAATCTATGTGTTGCAACATTCAAA AAATTTAAAAGAAGTTGAGATGATTCCAGAAAACGCCATTAATTATAAAGTGGGCCAA ATGTGTAAGGATAATGTGGTAACAAATTTGAGAGGTAGACTGTACAATATAATAGCAGTGAAAATTGGAATTATGACAATGCTTAAAGGAACAATTCCTTCGGTTTCACAACTTTCGATCTGGGGGAAACCCTCTGGGACATGTGATAGAAACAAAGCACAAGAATTCATTTCAAAGTGGATGAAGTTTAAAAACGTTGAAAATGCAACCCAGCATTCATTTTACAATGCATCTGCAAGCAGTTCAACTACTTTGTGTGACAATCAATATGAAAATGTTACTGATTTCACTGCTGGCAAGAAAGCTGAAAAATCCAAGGCAGACAATAATGTACCAGCCGAATTTCTAGATTCAATACTTTTTACTGTCATGGAAAATCCAGTATTACTGCCAAGTGGACACACTGTAGATCAAAGAACTTTGGACAAACACATACAAACTCAAGCCGAGTGGGGTCGGCTTCCTTCCGACCCTTTCACCGGGATCTTATTCAATGAAAAATGCAAGCCAGTTTCCAATgtctttttaaaacttaaactcGATCAATATTTACTGgataaaaatacaacaaatctTAGTTCTGCCAGTGAAGGCACTTGCAGTGCACTTGAAAAGATACCTGGAGGTGAAAAATATCCCGGAAAAAGAATTCCTTCTTTTCTACATGAAGTACAAGATGATGAAGTTGcaccaaaaaaacaaaaaatgtgtaaaGCAAATTTGTCCGATCCTAAACaacttacaaaattttcaaggcAGGCAGATACGCTATCCACATCCAGAATGAAGCATAAAGGACGGGTAAATGGAAGTCTCGAGTCTGCATTGGAAAAAGTGAAATCTAACACTGCTAAATATCGAATTGTTGGCAGAACCACTCCAAGTACGGACACAATCAATTGCGCAAACTGCCACATATTTTTATCTTCCTCTTTGTTACAATATAGCTTGCCTTGTCAGCACAGATTTTGcagaaattgtttgttgcagtTTCAGCTTTCAAAGGACGCTGTGCAGGCTTGCCCGCAATGCAATGACATTTATACGTTTAAGGATGTGGCTAGAACCCACTGA
- the LOC143453166 gene encoding uncharacterized protein LOC143453166 isoform X1, which produces MVLKFILFLLLLGLNLTVATNPPLVRNKRRPDLCQEGKSEIVVETNASQRRRCGYCNNIQFYNHENKTCDLLPQDGEMCSHKQTFSFWDACKKTKCITYGEPGKLGLCSIKYWDSTSAVTKAPTTPASHTSPKWPAPTLPTTEFRPNTPILETPTNPDTTKTKNVNAKYAECECHLGNWGYVIAFAAGFCLCLLIVQWKEVSQKRCSKIATIWRTSNNQQAQGTESGKVLWYQFNILYLTEQVQ; this is translated from the exons ATGGTGttgaaattcattttatttcttttactcCTTGGACTTAATTTGACTGTTGCAACAAACCCACCATTAGTAAGAAACAAACGG AGACCTGACTTATGCCAAGAAGGAAAAAGTGAAATCGTTGTTGAAACCAATGCGAGCCAAAGACGAAGATGTGGCTACTGCAACAATATACAGTTCTACAATcacgaaaacaaaacttgtgACTTGTTGCCACAAGATGGAGAAATGTGTTCCCACAAGCAAACCTTCTCTTTCTGGGATGCCTGTAAGAAGACCAAATGTATAACTTACGGGGAACCAGGAAAATTGGG CTTATGTTCCATAAAATATTGGGATTCTACATCAGCTGTAACAAAAGCACCGACAACACCAGCCTCACATACATCACCCAAGTGGCCAGCACCAACTTTGCCAACAACAGAGTTTAGACCAAATACGCCAATTCTAGAAACTCCAACAAATCCAGACAcaacaaagacaaaaaatgtGAACGCGAAATACGCAG AGTGTGAATGTCATTTGGGGAATTGGGGATACGTCATTGCATTTGCTGCCGGATTCTGTCTTTGCTTGCTCATAGTCCAATGGAAAGAAGTTTCACAGAAACGCTGCTCCAAGATTGCCACCATTTGGCGTACATCCAACAACCAACAAGCCCAAGGCACAGAGTCAGGTAAAGTTTTATGGTACCAATTCAATATTCTTTACTTAACAGAGCAGGTGCAGTAA
- the LOC143453166 gene encoding uncharacterized protein LOC143453166 isoform X2 has product MVLKFILFLLLLGLNLTVATNPPLVRNKRRPDLCQEGKSEIVVETNASQRRRCGYCNNIQFYNHENKTCDLLPQDGEMCSHKQTFSFWDACKKTKCITYGEPGKLGLCSIKYWDSTSAVTKAPTTPASHTSPKWPAPTLPTTEFRPNTPILETPTNPDTTKTKNVNAKYAECECHLGNWGYVIAFAAGFCLCLLIVQWKEVSQKRCSKIATIWRTSNNQQAQGTESEDNLLPS; this is encoded by the exons ATGGTGttgaaattcattttatttcttttactcCTTGGACTTAATTTGACTGTTGCAACAAACCCACCATTAGTAAGAAACAAACGG AGACCTGACTTATGCCAAGAAGGAAAAAGTGAAATCGTTGTTGAAACCAATGCGAGCCAAAGACGAAGATGTGGCTACTGCAACAATATACAGTTCTACAATcacgaaaacaaaacttgtgACTTGTTGCCACAAGATGGAGAAATGTGTTCCCACAAGCAAACCTTCTCTTTCTGGGATGCCTGTAAGAAGACCAAATGTATAACTTACGGGGAACCAGGAAAATTGGG CTTATGTTCCATAAAATATTGGGATTCTACATCAGCTGTAACAAAAGCACCGACAACACCAGCCTCACATACATCACCCAAGTGGCCAGCACCAACTTTGCCAACAACAGAGTTTAGACCAAATACGCCAATTCTAGAAACTCCAACAAATCCAGACAcaacaaagacaaaaaatgtGAACGCGAAATACGCAG AGTGTGAATGTCATTTGGGGAATTGGGGATACGTCATTGCATTTGCTGCCGGATTCTGTCTTTGCTTGCTCATAGTCCAATGGAAAGAAGTTTCACAGAAACGCTGCTCCAAGATTGCCACCATTTGGCGTACATCCAACAACCAACAAGCCCAAGGCACAGAGTCAG AAGACAACCTTCTGCCAAGCTGA
- the LOC143452972 gene encoding copper transport protein ATOX1-like isoform X1, which produces MPTYEFKVEMTCEGCSGAVTRILTKKLGADANFNVDLAAQKVTITSDLSQDELTEMLKKSGKAVTYIGVQ; this is translated from the exons ATGCCT ACTTACGAGTTTAAAGTTGAAATGACATGTGAAGGTTGCTCAGGAGCAGTGACAAGAATTTTAACCAAAAAGTTGGGTGCAG ATGCAAACTTCAACGTGGATTTGGCAGCACAGAAAGTGACGATCACATCAGATCTTTCACAGGATGAACTGACAGAGATGCTGAAAAAATCTGGAAAAGCTGTCACTTACATTGGAGTTCAGTAA
- the LOC143452972 gene encoding copper transport protein ATOX1-like isoform X2, which translates to MTCEGCSGAVTRILTKKLGADANFNVDLAAQKVTITSDLSQDELTEMLKKSGKAVTYIGVQ; encoded by the exons ATGACATGTGAAGGTTGCTCAGGAGCAGTGACAAGAATTTTAACCAAAAAGTTGGGTGCAG ATGCAAACTTCAACGTGGATTTGGCAGCACAGAAAGTGACGATCACATCAGATCTTTCACAGGATGAACTGACAGAGATGCTGAAAAAATCTGGAAAAGCTGTCACTTACATTGGAGTTCAGTAA
- the LOC143453274 gene encoding eukaryotic translation initiation factor 3 subunit K-like: protein MADVDATAIKVMLKGIDRYNPENLSVLEPFVKSQVKENFCDLSANLAVLKLYQFNPSYFQEEIVCDILLKALEALPSPDFSLCECLVDQYHHENPQIGRLIFLNHLLQTCDFRLFWRELKATPELIEGVTGFEDAIRKYICQTVSNSYQHIKAETLQALLGDLEDKDLDAWIEKNGWTRTDDLIFVTNQEEIIKSRNIVDKVNFDKVQSVMISGLHS, encoded by the exons ATGGCTGATGTTGATGCAACTGCAATTAAAGTAATGCTGAAAGGCATCGACAG GTACAATCCTGAAAATTTATCCGTTTTGGAGCCATTTGTTAAAAGCCAGGTCAAGGAAAACTTCTGTGACTTATCTGCCAATCTTGCAGTTTTGAAATT ATACCAGTTCAATCCATCTTATTTCCAAGAAGAAATTGTCTGCGATATTCTTCTTAAGGCATTGGAAGCATTGCCAAGTCCAGATTTCTCATTGTGTGAATGCTTGGTTGATCAGTATCATCACGAAAACCCTCAGATCGGTCGGCTTATCTTTTTAAATCATCTTCTACAAACTTGTGACTTTCGATTATTTTGG aGGGAACTGAAGGCCACACCAGAACTAATTGAAGGTGTTACAGGATTTGAAGACGCCATCAGAAAAT ACATTTGCCAGACTGTGTCTAATTCTTATCAGCACATCAAAGCAGAAACGCTGCAAGCTCTTCTAGGTGATCTAGAAGATAAAGACCTTGATGCTTGGATTGAGAAAAACGGATGGACGAGAACCGATGACCTGATATTTGTAACTAACCAGGAGGAAATCATAAAATCAAGAAATATTGTTGATAAAGTTAATTTTGATA AAGTGCAAAGCGTTATGATTTCTGGACTGCACTCATGA
- the LOC143472075 gene encoding RING finger protein 37-like isoform X1 → MALNFCTSPLQPRISSSCLCADEHGPENLIESAEKRLTKGFQAERFTRTPAFIIVQFPVSVELQKICLKPYIGQQCAKVIQIYVLQHSKNLKEVEMIPENAINYKVGQVCLDLPTQVCFNNQYYKEDNKMPISPQMCKDNVVTNLRGRLYNIIAVKIGIMTMLKGTIPSVSQLSIWGKPSGTCDRNKAQEFISKWMKFKNVENATQHSFYNASASSSTTLCDNQYENVTDFTAGKKAEKSKADNNVPAEFLDSILFTVMENPVLLPSGHTVDQRTLDKHIQTQAEWGRLPSDPFTGILFNEKCKPVSNVFLKLKLDQYLLDKNTTNLSSASEGTCSALEKIPGGEKYPGKRIPSFLHEVQDDEVAPKKQKMCKANLSDPKQLTKFSRQADTLSTSRMKHKGRVNGSLESALEKVKSNTAKYRIVGRTTPSTDTINCANCHIFLSSSLLQYSLPCQHRFCRNCLLQFQLSKDAVQACPQCNDIYTFKDVARTH, encoded by the exons ATGGCTTTGAATTTTTGCACATCACCACTACAGCCACGTATTTCAAGTTCCTGTTTGTGTGCTGATGAACATGGCCCTGAAAATTTAATAGAATCGGCTGAAAAAAGGTTGACCAAG GGTTTTCAGGCGGAAAGATTTACTCGAACACCAGCTTTTATAATTGTCCAGTTTCCAGTTTCTGTGGAACTTCAGAAAATATGCCTCAAACCATACATTGGACAGCAATGTGCAAAAGTTATACAAATCTATGTGTTGCAACATTCAAA AAATTTAAAAGAAGTTGAGATGATTCCAGAAAACGCCATTAATTATAAAGTGGGCCAAGTATGCTTGGATTTGCCAACtcaagtttgttttaacaatCAGTACTACAAGGAGGACAataaaatgccaatttctcctCAGATGTGTAAGGATAATGTGGTAACAAATTTGAGAGGTAGACTGTACAATATAATAGCAGTGAAAATTGGAATTATGACAATGCTTAAAGGAACAATTCCTTCGGTTTCACAACTTTCGATCTGGGGGAAACCCTCTGGGACATGTGATAGAAACAAAGCACAAGAATTCATTTCAAAGTGGATGAAGTTTAAAAACGTTGAAAATGCAACCCAGCATTCATTTTACAATGCATCTGCAAGCAGTTCAACTACTTTGTGTGACAATCAATATGAAAATGTTACTGATTTCACTGCTGGCAAGAAAGCTGAAAAATCCAAGGCAGACAATAATGTACCAGCCGAATTTCTAGATTCAATACTTTTTACTGTCATGGAAAATCCAGTATTACTGCCAAGTGGACACACTGTAGATCAAAGAACTTTGGACAAACACATACAAACTCAAGCCGAGTGGGGTCGGCTTCCTTCCGACCCTTTCACCGGGATCTTATTCAATGAAAAATGCAAGCCAGTTTCCAATgtctttttaaaacttaaactcGATCAATATTTACTGgataaaaatacaacaaatctTAGTTCTGCCAGTGAAGGCACTTGCAGTGCACTTGAAAAGATACCTGGAGGTGAAAAATATCCCGGAAAAAGAATTCCTTCTTTTCTACATGAAGTACAAGATGATGAAGTTGcaccaaaaaaacaaaaaatgtgtaaaGCAAATTTGTCCGATCCTAAACaacttacaaaattttcaaggcAGGCAGATACGCTATCCACATCCAGAATGAAGCATAAAGGACGGGTAAATGGAAGTCTCGAGTCTGCATTGGAAAAAGTGAAATCTAACACTGCTAAATATCGAATTGTTGGCAGAACCACTCCAAGTACGGACACAATCAATTGCGCAAACTGCCACATATTTTTATCTTCCTCTTTGTTACAATATAGCTTGCCTTGTCAGCACAGATTTTGcagaaattgtttgttgcagtTTCAGCTTTCAAAGGACGCTGTGCAGGCTTGCCCGCAATGCAATGACATTTATACGTTTAAGGATGTGGCTAGAACCCACTGA
- the LOC143452963 gene encoding protein FRG1-like, whose amino-acid sequence MSDYTKVRNTKLLFKGEKRKKNKDKKKHKKRKRDDDAEQIRREQQEKDTKDHGGWWLASNIEEFKGTIAIEMGKHIYVSAMDNGMFTLGAPRPEGEGPDLPEQLTCVVVSDTKIALKTGFGKYLTLDRQNKVVGVSDAISSKEQWEPVFQDGKMALMASNGCFVNCNDEGDLEATSRMAGKDELLQIRSIAERNEKTDDGRPTEESSASNMKECEINYVKKFQSWQDHRLRLNEDEVSKLDNAKDSGKLHETLLDRRSKMKSDRYCM is encoded by the exons ATGAGCGATTACACAAAAGTTCGCAACACCAAACTCCTATTTAAAGGAGAGAAAAGgaaaaa AAACAAGGACAAAAAGAAGCATAAAAAGAGGAAACGTGATGATGATGCGGAACAAATCCGTCGTGAACAGCAGGAGAAGGACACAAAAGACCACGGAGGGTGGTGGCTTGCATCCAATATTGAAGAATTCAAAG GCACAATTGCAATTGAAATGGGGAAACACATTTACGTATCGGCCATGGACAATGGTATGTTCACGCTCGGTGCACCTAGACCTGAAGGAGAGGGCCCAGACTTGCCTGAACAGCTGACTTGTGTTGTGGTGTCTGACACTAA aattgctttaaagaCGGGGTTTGGAAAATACCTAACTCTCGATCGACAGAATAAAGTGGTTGGGGTTAGTGATGCCATCAGCTCCAAGGAGCAATGGGAACCCGTCTTCCAAGAC GGTAAGATGGCGTTAATGGCCTCAAATGGATGCTTTGTTAATTGCAATGACGAAGGGGACCTGGAAGCAACAAGCAGGATGGCTGGAAAGGACGAGCTGCTCCAG ATAAGATCCATCGCTGAGCGTAATGAGAAGACAGATGACGGTCGGCCGACTGAAGAGAGCTCTGCCTCCAACATGAAGGAATGTGAAATTAACTAcgtcaaaaaatttcagagttgGCAG GACCACAGGTTACGATTGAATGAAGATGAAGTTTCAAAACTTGACAATGCCAAAGACAGTGGGAAGCTGCATGAGACCTTGTTGGATAG ACGTTCCAAAATGAAATCTGACAGATACTGTATGTGA
- the LOC143453434 gene encoding uncharacterized protein LOC143453434 yields MHLIAVVLILVSLTSATTWAGKRVKRRPNLCEKGQNEINIDRVVECGYCNNLEEYNCKYQLCERLPDVLEMCANQHTYTKWDVCLKGHCITYGKEGVLGKCETYYRTLTTLATDALNETTFTQTTPVTLTTTETCSKEVETKVEIQYIYASWWTILICMMAAGVAGYLISVYLHWVKQWKFPSMLRCLPPFRNLTHYAVPN; encoded by the exons ATGCATCTGATAGCTGTTGTGTTAATATTAGTTTCTCTGACTAGTGCTACCACATGGGCTGGAAAACGAGTAAAAAGG AGGCCTAATTTATGTGAAAAAGGACAAAACGAGATCAACATTGATAGAGTGGTGGAATGTGGCTACTGCAACAATCTAGAAGAATACAACTGCAAATACCAACTTTGTGAACGCCTACCCGATGTTTTGGAGATGTGTGCTAATCAGCACACTTATACCAAATGGGATGTCTGTCTAAAAGGCCATTGCATAACATATGGAAAGGAAGGAGTTTTGGG GAAATGTGAAACATATTATCGGACACTGACAACTTTAGCCACAGATGCTCTGAATGAAACAACCTTCACTCAAACCACACCAGTGACTTTAACAACAACCGAAACATGTTCTAAGGAAGTAGAGACAAAAGTTGAGATTCAATATATCTATGCAA GCTGGTGGACAATTCTTATCTGTATGATGGCTGCTGGTGTCGCTGGTTATCTGATCTCGGTCTATCTACATTGGGTGAAACAGTGGAAATTTCCCTCAATGTTAAGATGCTTACCACCATTTCGAAATCTCACACATTACGCTGTTCCAAACTAG